A region from the Misgurnus anguillicaudatus chromosome 7, ASM2758022v2, whole genome shotgun sequence genome encodes:
- the LOC129417048 gene encoding uncharacterized protein encodes MSTSRDELVKVTDARRLNTNASAAGRMSFSLPGAIPEDECSPPTVVRQNTILSDSAGGHVTGSSASCVQQRLNIAAPAASYTRFTLPGAIEEEEEDECSPEAHRFMAGSGERDAQRRLSVSSSAADQESIVSSEDSEHNTTHTMEQKTKSQKKKEKKRKRKRKGKKAAIRSFFQNTWRTIKQACCVCQNEDDLDPSDPTDPPPGPSGLKPKARSDHADLLKPTGCHKPDCCHPGLLNTLEETNLQEAADPNNGPFDRERDAQPDQFDSQSCLSGLQRARYNNRQDSPFGLERAGYEGPDYCQSGPSTLETTEFQEAADPKNGPFDRERDAQPDQFDSQSCLSGLQRARYANRQDSPFGLEPAGYEGLDYCQSGPSTLETPESQEAADLEHGPFDQEPGAPNDHADPQPGPSGLDLSDEEDFLFADFSSQGESDEDEDLAVAAPYPVNPANGIQFEPFGSRPTPNWSFTSRYQVVPNWLLGSGRTGRIFAAIRLSDGERVAVKCVAKDKYKSQRSPGFRTPVPQEVAMMLELQRHPPLCSRMIHMHEWFEFPDGYIVVYEMLSHPWMRLDKFLEKHHDRISERMIRDLFRQLVLATKYCWEHRVYHLFSYQENIMVNIKTMKLKLCGFGGGRLAPVSSREPHLIDPEPDSRPDKMLIPLMALRSVLNFMVIYNETHTDGELVVSDECRELCRHLAVYRFHDAFDRILRHPWMAQDEWSYAGSQVPRLAL; translated from the exons ATGTCTACTTCAAGAGATGAGCTAGTGAAGGTCACCGATGCACGCAGGTTGAACACCAATGCAAGTGCAGCTGGCCGAATGAGCTTTTCTCTACCCGGTGCGATTCCGGAAGATGAATGTAGCCCACCAACAG TTGTAAGACAGAATACCATCTTGTCTGATTCAGCTGGTGGGCACGTGACTGGCAGCAGTGCAAGTTGTGTTCAACAGAGGTTGAACATCGCTGCACCTGCAGCCAGTTACACAAGATTTACTCTTCCTGGGGCTatagaggaggaagaggaggatgaGTGCAGCCCAGAAG CTCATAGATTCATGGCCGGCAGCGGAGAACGAGACGCTCAACGGAGGTTGTCTGTCTCCTCATCTGCAGCTGATCAAGAGTCTATTGTGTCTTCTGAGGATTcagaacacaacacaacacacactaTGG aacaaaaaacaaaatcacaaaaaaagaaggagaagaagagaaagagaaagagaaagggGAAGAAAGCGGCTATCCGTTCTTTCTTCCAAAATACATGGCGAACTATAAAGCAAGCCTGCTGTGTTTGCCAAAATGAGGACGACTTGGATCCATCTGATCCAACTGATCCTCCGCCAGGCCCATCCGGCCTGAAGCCAAAGGCCCGGAGTGATCATGCCGATCTACTCAAGCCAACGGGCTGCCATAAACCAGACTGTTGCCACCCTGGTTTATTAAATACCTTGGAGGAAACCAACCTCCAGGAAGCGGCTGATCCCAACAATGGTCCATTCGACCGGGAACGAGATGCCCAACCGGATCAGTTTGATAGTCAGTCATGCCTTTCTGGCCTGCAGAGGGCCCGTTACAATAATCGGCAGGATAGTCCCTTCGGACTCGAGCGGGCGGGCTATGAAGGGCCAGACTATTGCCAGTCTGGTCCAAGTACCTTGGAAACAACCGAGTTCCAAGAAGCGGCTGATCCCAAAAACGGTCCATTCGACCGGGAACGAGATGCCCAACCGGATCAGTTTGATAGTCAGTCATGCCTTTCTGGCCTGCAGAGGGCCCGTTACGCTAATCGGCAGGATAGTCCCTTCGGACTCGAGCCGGCGGGCTATGAAGGACTAGACTATTGCCAGTCTGGTCCAAGTACCTTGGAGACACCCGAGTCCCAAGAAGCAGCTGATCTTGAACATGGTCCGTTCGACCAGGAGCCAGGTGCTCCGAATGATCATGCTGATCCTCAGCCAGGTCCATCTGGCCTGGACTTGAGTGATGAGGAAGATTTTCTGTTTGCTG attttagcAGTCAAGGAGAATCTGATGAAGATGAAGATCTCGCAGTAGCAGCACCTTATCCTGTTAACCCTGCTAATGGCATACAATTTGAACCATTTGGATCAAGACCAACTCCTAATT GGTCTTTCACTTCTCGATATCAAGTGGTGCCAAACTGGTTGCTTGGATCAGGGAGAACAGGAAGGATTTTTGCTGCGATTCGTTTATCTGATGGCGAACGG GTGGCGGTCAAATGTGTAGCAAAAGATAAATATAAAAGCCAAAGATCG CCTGGCTTTCGCACACCCGTGCCACAAGAAGTTGCTATGATGTTGGAACTGCAACGACACCCTCCCCTGTGCTCTCGCATGATACATATGCACGAGTGGTTTGAATTTCCCGATGGATACATTGTCGTTTATGAAATGTTGTCACATCCCTGGATGAGGCTGGACAAATTCTTGGAAAAACACCACGATCGGATCAGCGAGAGAATGATTAGAGACTTATTTCGTCAGTTGGTGTTAGCCACCAAATATTGTTGGGAGCACAGGGTGTACCATTTATTTTCTTACCAAGAAAATATAATGGTTAACATCAAGACCATGAAGCTTAAGCTTTGTGGCTTTGGTGGAGGGCGTTTGGCTCCCGTTAGTTCCCGTGAACCGCATCTGATTG ATCCAGAGCCTGACAGCAGACCGGATAAGATGCTGATTCCTCTCATGGCATTGAGAAGTGTTTTAAACTTCATGGTTATCTACAACGAGACCCATACCGATGGGGAACTCGTTGTATCTGATG AATGCCGTGAACTCTGCCGTCATTTAGCGGTTTACCGTTTCCATGACGCATTTGACAGAATCCTAAGACATCCATGGATGGCACAAGATGAATGGTCCTACGCAGGCAGTCAGGTCCCAAGACTTGCTTTGTGA